A single region of the Triticum dicoccoides isolate Atlit2015 ecotype Zavitan chromosome 2B, WEW_v2.0, whole genome shotgun sequence genome encodes:
- the LOC119363512 gene encoding lon protease-like, whose translation MALLPQILPSPRPHPHLAASRYPFSPAHAFRTAPRLHASGHRRRGRLAASGPGSSPSPSPDQYPSEPDDGLVELPLFPLPLVLFPDATHALHIFEFRYRIMMHTVLDTDLRFGVVFAGSDGASDVGCVGEVVKHERLADDRFFLICKGQERFRVARIVRNKPYLVAAVQWLEDRPPAETPAPGEDAEALAVEVEALMRDVIRIANRLNGKPEKEVGDLRRGLFPTPFSFYVGNTFEGAPREQQALLELEDTAARLRRERDTLRNTLNYLTAASAVKDVFPSSPSSG comes from the coding sequence ATGGCTCTCCTCCCCCAAATCCTCCCCTCCCCGCGCCCCCATCCCCACCTCGCCGCCTCCCGCTACCCTTTCTCCCCCGCCCACGCATTCCGCACAGCGCCTCGCCTCCACGCCTCTGGCCACCGCCGCCGAGGCCGCCTCGCCGCGTCAGGGCCcgggtcgtcgccgtcgccgtcgcccgaccaGTACCCGTCCGAGCCCGACGATGGCCTTGTGGAGCTCCCTCTGTTCCCTCTCCCACTCGTCCTCTTCCCGGACGCGACCCACGCGCTGCACATCTTCGAGTTCCGCTACCGTATCATGATGCACACCGTGCTCGACACCGACCTCCGCTTCGGCGTCGTCTTCGCCGGCTCCGACGGCGCCTCCGACGTCGGCTGCGTCGGGGAGGTCGTCAAGCACGAGCGCCTCGCTGACGACCGCTTCTTCCTCATCTGCAAGGGCCAGGAGCGGTTCCGCGTCGCTCGCATCGTCCGCAACAAGCCttacctcgtcgccgccgtgcagTGGCTCGAGGACCGCCCGCCTGCGGAGACGCCGGCCCctggggaggacgccgaggcgcTCGCCGTCGAGGTCGAGGCGCTCATGCGCGACGTCATACGCATCGCCAACCGCCTCAACGGCAAGCCCGAGAAGGAGGtcggggacctgcgccgggggctcTTCCCCACCCCATTCTCCTTCTACGTGGGCAACACCTtcgagggcgcgcccagggagcaGCAGGCGCTGCTCGAGCTTGAGGACACCGCCGCGCGGCTGAGACGGGAGCGGGACACGCTCCGCAACACTCTCAACTACCTTACCGCCGCGTCTGCCGTCAAGGACGTCTTcccctcgtcgccgtcgtcggggTGA
- the LOC119367671 gene encoding ribosomal RNA small subunit methyltransferase, mitochondrial-like encodes MNRAVSHSRARLSAFSASSSSSSSLASEAWDGRFRLHKPRGQHLLTNPRVLDAIARHAALRPGDAVLEVGPGTGNLTARLLASPVDRVTAVEIDPRMVDAVTARFGALDLAHKLTVIQGDAMETEFPEFDVCVANIPYGISSPLIAKLLFGTYHFRTATLLLQKEFARRLVAMPGDSEYNRLAANVGMVADVKLLMDVSKRDFVPMPRVDSSLVEIRPRAAPSEVDVAEWLGFTRECFGQKNKTLGAIFKQKRKILDLLKRSQRSERCTSDAPGAGSGIILGVLVDDGNDEACSDEDGDSGDRAAGFSTEEVGAFKERIAGALESTDLAGKRPSKMSNDELLYLLRLFNERGIWFQ; translated from the exons ctcgtcgtcactgGCGTCGGAGGCGTGGGATGGGCGCTTCCGGCTACACAAGCCGCGGGGGCAGCACCTGCTCACCAACCCACGCGTCCTGGACGCCATCGCGCGCCACGCCGCGCTCCGCCCGGGCGACGCCGTACTCGAGGTCGGCCCCGGCACCGGCAACCTCACAGCCCGCCTCCTCGCCTCCCCGGTCGACCGCGTCACCGCCGTCGAGATCGACCCGCGCATGGTTGACGCAGTCACGGCCCGTTTCGGGGCACTCGACCTGGCGCACAAGCTCACG GTGATCCAGGGGGACGCCATGGAGACCGAATTCCCAGAGTTCGACGTTTGTGTGGCTAACATCCCCTACGGGATCTCCTCGCCGCTCATCGCGAAGCTGCTGTTCGGGACGTACCACTTCCGGACAGCAACGCTCCTGCTGCAGAAGGAGTTCGCGCGGCGGCTCGTGGCCATGCCAGGCGACTCGGAGTATAACCGCCTGGCAGCCAACGTCGGCATGGTAGCGGACGTGAAGCTACTCATGGACGTGAGCAAGAGGGACTTCGTTCCCATGCCCAGGGTAGACTCCTCCCTCGTCGAGATCCGGCCGAGGGCGGCTCCGTCTGAGGTCGACGTCGCCGAGTGGCTGGGCTTCACGCGGGAGTGCTTCGGGCAGAAGAACAAGACCCTCGGTGCCATCTTCAAGCAGAAAAGGAAGATCCTGGATCTTCTCAAGCGGTCTCAGAGAAGCGAGAGATGCACAAGCGATGCCCCTGGCGCTGGCAGTGGCATCATTCTCGGTGTTCTTGTTGACGACGGCAATGACGAAGCCTGCAGCGACGAAGACGGCGACAGCGGCGATCGAGCAGCTGGTTTCAGCACGGAAGAGGTCGGGGCTTTCAAGGAAAGGATTGCCGGTGCTTTAGAGTCCACCGACCTCGCCGGGAAGAGGCCGTCCAAGATGTCAAACGACGAGCTTCTTTATTTGCTCAGGCTATTCAACGAGCGAGGGATATGGTTTCAGTAG